Genomic window (Stigmatella erecta):
TCGAGAAGGGGCCCGAAGGAGGCAAGGGCGGGGCGCATCTGCGGCGCATCTGGCTGTTCGTGCTGGCGATCGCGCTGCACAACTTCCCCGAGGGGCTCGCGGTGGGGACGGGGGTGGGCAGCCAGTCGATGAAGATCGCCCTGCCCATCCTGGTGGGGATTGGGCTGCAGGACATCCCGGAGGGGTTCGTGGTGGCGCTGGCGCTGATGGGGGTGGCGTATACGAGGGCGCAGGCGCTGCGGGTGGCGGTCTACACGGGGCTGGTGGAAGGGGTGGCGGCGCTCATCGGCTTCTTCGCCACTTCTCTGTCGATAGGCGTCTTGCCGTGGGCGCTGGCCTTCGCGGGGGGCTCGATGCTCTACGTGGTGAGCGACGAGATGATTCCCGAGAGCCACCGCCAGGAGTACGCGAGGGAGGCGACGGGCGGGCTGATGGTCGGCTTCGTGCTGATGATGTTCCTCGACGTCTCCCTGAGCTGAGGCCCGGGGAGGGGGGGGCGGACGGGAAGCGAGGTTCTGCTCAGTCCACGCACGAGGTCATGGCAAAGTGAAGGGCTATGGCACGAGACATCGTTATCTGGCCCCACAAGGTACTCACTTCGGCGACGCAGCCCGTGAAGGACTTCGGACCCGCGTTGGAAAAGCTCTTGGAGGAGATGGCCGAGTCCATGGCGGAAGCGAAGGGCATCGGCATCGCGGCCAACCAGGTCGGTGAGCCGCTCCGGGTCGCGCTGGTAGGGCGGGAGGACGGGACCTTCTTCGAGATCGTCAATCCGGAGCTGCTCGAGCGCTCCGGGAAG
Coding sequences:
- a CDS encoding ZIP family metal transporter → MALALLGSAVTILSTSLGALPALAARGITPRAKDVLMGFSGGIMLAATAFSLVIPALELSEQRYTSRFMPALLVGSSMLVGGLFLHLCNRFIPHEHFEKGPEGGKGGAHLRRIWLFVLAIALHNFPEGLAVGTGVGSQSMKIALPILVGIGLQDIPEGFVVALALMGVAYTRAQALRVAVYTGLVEGVAALIGFFATSLSIGVLPWALAFAGGSMLYVVSDEMIPESHRQEYAREATGGLMVGFVLMMFLDVSLS